A genomic region of Gemmata massiliana contains the following coding sequences:
- a CDS encoding SDR family NAD(P)-dependent oxidoreductase translates to MKCDLNGTVSLVTGSARGIGQGIADRLARNGSVVYYTDLVFAEAQAAASATPNGRALKLDVTKPAEIASVVQQITAECGRLDVLVNNAGVNTMAHRVTIDSFPREEWDRILAVDLTGLYEMSKAAAAVMREHRRGRIINIASIAGLVPLRLQCAFVAAKAGVVNLTRAMALELGARGVLVNGIAPGSTLTEGTRKLFYGDDGLFKESVQRMLDHVPLGRPGTVDEIAVAALFLADPENSYMNGHILTVDGGWTAGYTRDF, encoded by the coding sequence ATGAAGTGTGACCTGAACGGGACGGTGAGCCTCGTGACCGGATCGGCACGCGGCATCGGGCAGGGCATCGCGGACCGCCTCGCGCGCAACGGCAGCGTGGTCTATTACACCGACCTCGTGTTCGCCGAAGCACAAGCCGCTGCCTCAGCGACCCCCAACGGGCGCGCGCTCAAACTCGATGTGACGAAGCCGGCCGAGATCGCGTCGGTGGTTCAGCAGATCACGGCCGAGTGCGGGCGGTTGGACGTTCTTGTGAACAACGCGGGCGTGAACACGATGGCCCACCGCGTTACCATCGACTCGTTTCCGCGCGAGGAATGGGATCGCATCCTCGCGGTGGATCTTACCGGTCTTTACGAGATGAGCAAAGCGGCCGCGGCGGTGATGCGCGAGCACAGGCGCGGGCGCATTATCAACATCGCGTCCATCGCGGGGCTGGTACCGCTGCGGTTGCAGTGCGCGTTCGTGGCGGCAAAGGCCGGCGTGGTGAACCTCACTCGCGCAATGGCCTTGGAATTGGGCGCGCGCGGAGTTCTGGTCAACGGAATCGCCCCCGGTTCGACGCTCACCGAGGGCACACGCAAACTCTTCTACGGCGACGACGGGTTGTTCAAAGAGTCCGTGCAGCGGATGCTCGACCACGTCCCGCTCGGGCGCCCCGGCACCGTGGACGAGATCGCGGTCGCGGCGCTGTTCCTCGCGGACCCGGAGAACAGCTACATGAACGGTCACATTCTTACCGTGGACGGCGGGTGGACGGCCGGGTACACCCGCGACTTCTGA